GGCAGGGCGTCCCACTCGGTGTGCCAGGTGCACACGGTGTGCGGCCCGTACGTCTCGGTCAGGCCGTAGACGTGCACGGGCCGCAGGTTGAGCTCTTTGAGCCGTGCGAGCAGCGTGGGCGAGGGCGGCGCGCCGGCCACCGTGACGGTGACGGGGCGCGCCAGCCGGTGGGCGCGGGGATCGTTCACGATGCCGATCTGCACCGTCGGGGCCCCGTTGTAGTGCGTGATCCCTTCGGCGTCGAGCAACTCCCAGACGCGGCCGGCATCGACGCGCCGCAGGCAGAAGTGGGTGCCGGCTACCGCCGTCACGCCCCACGTAAAGCACCAGCCGTTGCAGTGGAACATCGGCAGCGTCCACAGGTACCGAGTGTCCCAGCTCATGCCGGTCTCGAGGATCTCGCCCACCGCGTTCATGTAGGCCCCGCGGTGCGTGTAGATGACCCCCTTGGGCCGGCCCGTGGTGCCCGAGGTGTAGTTGATGGCGAGCATCTCGTCTTCGTTCTCCAGCCAGGACTCGACCGGGGCGGGGGAGCCCCCGGCCAGGAAGTCCTCGTAGGGATCACTGGCCGCGCCGGTGTCATCCACGCGGATCACCCGGACGCCGTCCAGATCGAGTGGCTGGAGCACCGGCTGCAGCTCGGCGTCGACGAACACGAACCGCGCGCCGGAATGCTTGAGGATGTAGTCGATCTCATCGCTGCTCAGCCGGATGTTGATCGCCACCAGCACGCCGCCCGCCGCGGGCACGCCGAAATGGGCCTCCAGCATGGCCGGAATGTTCGGGCAGAGAAAGGCCACCCGATCGTGCTTGCCCAGGCCCGCCCGCCGCAGGGCCGACGCCAGGCGGTGCACCCGGGCCTCGAGCTCCCGGTACGTGTACCGGCGCTCGCCGTGGACCACCGCGGGTTTGTCGGGGAAGACGTAGGCGCTGCGTGTGAGAAAGCTCACCGGCGTGAGCTCGGTGCGATCGACCCTGATCGGCTGCGCCATCCGCCTCCTCCGGAGCCCGTGATGCGGGATTGTAACTGGGAACGGCAAAGCTTGGCGAGCGGGGTACACTGAAAGCCTGGGAGGCACCTATGCGAAGGATGACCGCCGCGGCTTCGCTCGTGCTCGCTGTGCTCGTCGCTGCGCCACTGGGCGCCGTCGAACGCCTGACACCGCTCGTCGTGGGCTGGGAGCAGTTCTTCAAGCTGGACTGGCAGGTGGCTGAACGCGGCCAGCAGCCGCTCGTGTGGGGTCACCTGCTCAACGACTGGGGCGATGCGGCTGGCCAAATCCAGCTCCTCGTGGAAGGCTTTGACAGCTCGGGCTCTCTGGTGGGGCAGAAGGTCGCCTGGCTGGGCACCACGCTGACGCCCGGCATGCGCGGCTACTTCGAGGTGCCGGTGCCCTGGAAGGCCCCCACCTACCGGGTGAGCGTCTTCGCGTTCGAATGGATCCAGGCGGGCGGCGATCAGTTCCCCTGATGTCGTCCCGACCGGGCCAGCCGCGTACGGAAGGGCGGCGGGGAGCGCTGAGGCTGTGACCGTCCGGGTGATGTCGGCCGACAGCCACATGGATCTGCTGTACCTGCCGCCCGACACGTTCACCTCGCGGATGGGCCGGGCGTGGGGCGC
Above is a genomic segment from Candidatus Methylomirabilota bacterium containing:
- a CDS encoding acyl--CoA ligase family protein, with protein sequence MAQPIRVDRTELTPVSFLTRSAYVFPDKPAVVHGERRYTYRELEARVHRLASALRRAGLGKHDRVAFLCPNIPAMLEAHFGVPAAGGVLVAINIRLSSDEIDYILKHSGARFVFVDAELQPVLQPLDLDGVRVIRVDDTGAASDPYEDFLAGGSPAPVESWLENEDEMLAINYTSGTTGRPKGVIYTHRGAYMNAVGEILETGMSWDTRYLWTLPMFHCNGWCFTWGVTAVAGTHFCLRRVDAGRVWELLDAEGITHYNGAPTVQIGIVNDPRAHRLARPVTVTVAGAPPSPTLLARLKELNLRPVHVYGLTETYGPHTVCTWHTEWDALPAEEQARLAARQGQGYAVFDLVRVVDDRMNDVSRDGETLGEVVMRGNNVMAGYFEQPDATAEAFRGGWFHSGDIAVWHPDGYIELRDRKKDIIISGGENISTIEVEQCVARHPAVMECAVVAIPDPKWGERPKAFVTLKPGRQASEAEIIDFCKQHIAHFKAPAGVEFGELPKTSTGKVQKFVLRDREWKGRDKRIN